A window from Roseburia sp. 499 encodes these proteins:
- a CDS encoding DegV family protein produces MAYQIITDGSCDLGVDIPRENGIRVVPFYVTFDGQNYKKEIEEVGVRTFYQEMVDHQNVFPKSSLPSVQDYAEVFEEYAKEGLDIICLCITTKFSGSYNSAKTAAEITNENYPDIRIEVIDTTVNTVLQGILVLEAVRMKKNGLTFEESIEQINRIKSTGRIIFTVGNYEYLMHGGRIGKLMGTAASTLGIKPLIMLREGEIFPTGITRNRTKAKKRLIEQTKEYFEKIQESPDDYQIVVGYGYDREEAVEFRDALLASLKTYSNINDIDIYQIGATIGVHTGPYPIGLGLIRKYDR; encoded by the coding sequence ATGGCATATCAGATTATTACGGATGGTTCCTGTGATTTAGGAGTAGATATTCCAAGAGAAAATGGTATTCGAGTAGTACCTTTTTATGTAACCTTTGATGGACAGAACTATAAAAAGGAAATAGAAGAGGTGGGAGTAAGAACTTTTTATCAGGAGATGGTGGATCATCAAAATGTATTTCCAAAGTCTTCTTTACCGTCTGTACAGGATTATGCAGAGGTTTTTGAAGAATATGCAAAAGAGGGACTTGATATTATTTGCCTTTGTATTACCACTAAGTTCAGTGGTTCCTATAATTCTGCAAAAACTGCGGCAGAGATAACGAATGAGAATTATCCCGATATTCGGATTGAAGTAATAGATACAACTGTGAATACAGTGTTGCAGGGAATTTTAGTTCTAGAAGCAGTGCGTATGAAGAAAAATGGTTTGACTTTTGAAGAAAGCATAGAGCAGATTAATCGTATTAAGTCTACCGGACGTATTATTTTTACAGTAGGAAATTATGAGTACCTGATGCATGGCGGCAGAATAGGAAAGTTAATGGGTACCGCAGCTTCCACATTGGGAATTAAGCCTTTGATTATGCTAAGAGAGGGAGAAATCTTTCCTACCGGAATTACAAGAAATCGCACAAAGGCGAAGAAACGTCTGATTGAGCAGACAAAGGAATATTTTGAAAAGATTCAGGAATCGCCGGATGATTATCAGATTGTAGTAGGATATGGATATGATAGAGAGGAAGCAGTGGAATTTCGGGATGCATTGCTGGCTTCTTTAAAAACGTATTCTAATATTAATGATATTGATATTTACCAGATTGGAGCTACCATTGGAGTGCACACCGGTCCTTATCCAATTGGACTTGGATTAATAAGAAAATACGATAGATAA
- the trkA gene encoding Trk system potassium transporter TrkA, whose protein sequence is MQIIIVGCGNVGTTLTEQLSKEGHNITVVDTNAAKVEDIANRYDVMGIVGNGASFLIQNEAGINEADLMIAVTTSDELNLLCCLIAKKAGDCHTIARVRNPIYNKEIAFIKEELGLSMVINPEQAAANEIARLLKFPSAIKVDTFAKGKVELLKCKLGEDSPLVGRPLTDISAKLHCDVLICTVERGDEAFIPSGNFELQAKDVISVVASPKKANEFFKKIGMTTNRIKNCMIVGGGETTYYLAQQLLPMGIEVKIIEQNKERCNELSELLPQAMIICGDGTERNLLHEEGIEKTQAFVAWTNLDEENIMLTLFAKSISKAKNVTKVHRIEYDEIIEGLDLGSVLYPKNITAEYIIQYVRAMQNSIGSNIETLYQLIENKVEALEFRVHNESELIGIPLKELQLKDNLLLACINRRGRIITPGGQDTIEVGDTVIVVTTNRGFHDLKDILK, encoded by the coding sequence ATGCAGATTATTATTGTGGGTTGTGGAAATGTAGGAACAACCCTGACAGAGCAGTTAAGTAAGGAAGGTCATAATATTACCGTAGTGGATACCAATGCTGCAAAGGTAGAGGATATAGCAAATCGCTATGATGTAATGGGAATCGTGGGAAATGGTGCAAGTTTTTTGATTCAGAATGAAGCGGGAATTAATGAAGCAGATTTAATGATTGCAGTAACTACATCAGATGAACTGAATCTGTTGTGTTGTCTCATTGCAAAAAAAGCAGGAGATTGTCACACCATTGCCAGAGTGCGTAATCCAATTTATAACAAAGAAATTGCTTTTATTAAGGAAGAACTTGGATTATCGATGGTCATTAATCCGGAACAGGCAGCGGCCAATGAAATTGCGAGATTGTTAAAATTTCCTTCCGCCATTAAGGTGGATACCTTTGCAAAGGGAAAGGTGGAATTGCTGAAGTGTAAGTTAGGGGAAGATTCTCCTTTGGTAGGACGCCCACTAACTGACATATCTGCAAAACTTCATTGTGATGTATTGATTTGTACTGTAGAGCGTGGCGACGAAGCATTTATTCCTTCCGGAAACTTTGAATTGCAGGCGAAGGATGTTATTTCTGTGGTAGCTTCGCCTAAGAAAGCTAATGAATTTTTTAAGAAAATAGGAATGACCACCAATCGTATCAAGAATTGTATGATTGTCGGAGGTGGTGAAACTACTTATTATCTTGCACAGCAGCTTTTACCCATGGGTATTGAAGTGAAAATTATTGAGCAGAACAAGGAAAGATGTAATGAATTAAGTGAACTTTTACCACAGGCAATGATTATCTGCGGAGACGGGACAGAGCGAAATTTGCTTCATGAGGAGGGAATTGAAAAGACACAGGCATTTGTGGCTTGGACCAACTTGGATGAAGAGAATATTATGCTTACACTTTTCGCAAAGAGTATTTCTAAAGCTAAGAATGTAACAAAGGTACATCGTATTGAGTATGATGAGATTATTGAAGGGCTTGATTTGGGAAGTGTGCTGTATCCGAAAAATATTACTGCAGAGTATATTATTCAATATGTGCGTGCGATGCAGAACTCTATCGGAAGTAACATAGAGACGCTTTATCAGTTAATTGAAAATAAGGTAGAGGCATTGGAATTTAGAGTACATAATGAATCAGAATTAATAGGCATTCCACTAAAAGAACTGCAACTTAAGGATAATCTGTTGTTGGCATGCATTAATCGGCGGGGAAGAATTATTACTCCGGGCGGACAAGATACCATTGAGGTTGGAGATACGGTAATTGTAGTAACAACAAACCGTGGTTTCCATGACTTAAAGGATATTTTAAAATAG
- a CDS encoding TrkH family potassium uptake protein: MNYSIIRYILCRVLEFQALFLLLPCIVAVCYGEKQGWIYLMVAAGCFLIGGLGKLKKPKSTVFYAREGFVTVSLSWIVMSIVGALPFYFTGEFATYTDALFETISGFTTTGASILNDVEALSRCTLFWRSFTHWIGGMGVLVLILAVLPLAGGYNMYLMRAESPGPTVGKLVPRVRHTARILYEMYVLITIVEIITLLIAGMPVFDSLTLSFGTAGTGGFGLLNTGAAEYTATVQIILTVFMILFGINFNVYFLIRARKGKAAFKCEEMRYYLGIIAVAIIFITINVKDLFGNVLEALRHVAFQVASIITTTGFSTTDFDKWPEFSKFILVALMFVGACAGSTGGGIKVSRVLIMAKLAKNEFSYLIHPKRVRQVCLEKRVITKETLRSVSVFFITYAMIYAVSVLLISLDNLDFTTNFTAVAATLNNIGPGLGMVGPTSNFSVYSDPAKYVLMFDMLAGRLELFPMLLLFAPSTWKRN; this comes from the coding sequence ATGAATTATTCAATTATCAGATATATTCTTTGCCGGGTGTTAGAATTTCAGGCATTGTTCTTATTGCTACCCTGTATTGTAGCAGTGTGCTACGGGGAAAAACAGGGATGGATATATCTTATGGTGGCAGCCGGATGTTTTTTGATTGGTGGATTGGGAAAACTGAAAAAGCCAAAAAGTACGGTCTTCTATGCACGAGAAGGTTTTGTAACAGTTTCATTAAGCTGGATTGTAATGAGTATTGTCGGTGCGTTACCTTTTTATTTCACAGGTGAATTTGCTACATATACAGATGCGCTATTTGAAACCATTTCAGGTTTTACTACAACGGGAGCAAGTATATTGAATGATGTAGAGGCGTTATCCCGGTGTACCCTGTTTTGGAGAAGTTTCACCCATTGGATTGGCGGCATGGGAGTGTTGGTTCTGATACTAGCGGTACTGCCTCTTGCCGGTGGCTACAATATGTACCTGATGCGTGCGGAAAGTCCGGGCCCAACAGTAGGAAAGCTGGTTCCGCGGGTTCGTCATACAGCAAGAATTTTGTATGAGATGTATGTTTTAATAACAATCGTTGAGATTATCACATTATTGATAGCAGGTATGCCCGTATTTGATTCTCTGACACTTTCCTTTGGTACGGCAGGTACTGGAGGATTTGGTCTGCTGAATACAGGAGCTGCAGAATATACCGCAACAGTACAGATTATTCTTACAGTATTTATGATACTCTTCGGTATTAATTTTAACGTATATTTTCTGATAAGAGCACGCAAGGGAAAGGCAGCATTCAAATGTGAAGAGATGCGATATTATCTCGGCATAATTGCAGTAGCTATTATTTTTATTACAATAAATGTAAAGGATCTTTTTGGAAATGTTTTGGAAGCGTTACGTCATGTGGCGTTCCAGGTAGCATCTATTATTACAACTACAGGATTTTCTACTACGGACTTTGATAAGTGGCCGGAATTTTCGAAGTTTATTCTGGTAGCCTTGATGTTTGTAGGAGCTTGCGCCGGAAGTACCGGTGGTGGAATCAAGGTATCCCGTGTGCTGATTATGGCAAAGCTTGCAAAAAATGAATTTTCTTATTTGATTCATCCGAAACGGGTGCGTCAGGTTTGCCTGGAAAAGCGTGTGATAACGAAGGAAACATTACGTTCCGTTTCCGTATTTTTTATTACATATGCAATGATTTATGCAGTTTCCGTATTGTTGATTTCGCTGGATAATCTGGATTTTACTACAAATTTTACAGCGGTAGCAGCTACTTTAAATAATATTGGACCGGGACTTGGAATGGTAGGACCAACTTCTAACTTTTCCGTATATTCAGACCCTGCAAAATATGTATTGATGTTTGATATGCTGGCAGGTCGTCTGGAATTATTCCCGATGCTGTTGTTATTTGCACCATCAACCTGGAAACGCAATTAA
- a CDS encoding TM1266 family iron-only hydrogenase system putative regulator: METRVAIIGIIVEEESSVDELNRILHEYGKYIIGRMGIPYHKKEINIISIAVDAPQDVISALSGKLGKLPGVSSKTAYAKV, from the coding sequence ATGGAAACAAGAGTTGCAATTATCGGAATTATTGTGGAAGAGGAATCCTCGGTAGATGAATTGAACCGGATTTTGCACGAATATGGAAAGTATATTATCGGCAGAATGGGAATCCCCTATCATAAAAAAGAAATTAATATTATCAGTATTGCAGTAGATGCGCCGCAGGATGTGATTAGTGCGCTTTCGGGAAAACTTGGAAAGTTACCGGGAGTCAGCAGTAAAACGGCGTATGCTAAGGTATAG
- the hydF gene encoding [FeFe] hydrogenase H-cluster maturation GTPase HydF: MGLNSTPSADRVHIGFFGRRNAGKSSVVNAVTGQELAVVSEVKGTTTDPVQKAMELLPIGPVVIIDTPGIDDEGSLGELRVRKTKQILNKTDVAVLVVDKTVGITSVEEELIAIFREKKIPYVIVFNKQDLREGSVPDEEYYIAVSAKTGFQIEELKEKIGKLAVTEEPKLKIVGDIISPSDFVVLVVPIDKAAPKGRLILPQQQTIRDILESDATAIVVKEYELRETLAQLGKKPSLVITDSQVFAKVSADTPKDIPLTSFSILFARYKGNLQTVVQGAAAIETLQDGDKVLISEGCTHHRQCDDIGSVKIPRWLKNYTGKELQIELSSGTEFPEDLSEYKLIIHCGGCMLNEREMKYRLKCAQDQDIPITNYGIAIAYMQGILKRSVEIFPHILAELPEE, from the coding sequence ATGGGATTAAACAGTACACCATCTGCAGACCGGGTACATATTGGTTTTTTTGGAAGAAGAAATGCAGGAAAGTCTAGTGTGGTCAATGCAGTGACGGGACAGGAACTGGCAGTGGTCTCTGAGGTAAAGGGAACCACGACCGATCCGGTGCAAAAGGCAATGGAGTTATTGCCAATTGGACCGGTAGTGATTATTGATACACCGGGAATTGACGATGAAGGCAGTCTGGGAGAACTTCGTGTCAGAAAAACGAAGCAGATTTTGAATAAAACAGATGTAGCTGTTTTGGTGGTAGATAAAACAGTAGGAATTACATCGGTAGAAGAGGAACTTATCGCAATTTTTCGGGAAAAAAAGATTCCCTATGTGATTGTTTTCAATAAACAGGATTTACGGGAAGGTAGTGTTCCCGATGAGGAATACTACATAGCGGTTAGCGCAAAAACAGGATTTCAGATAGAAGAGTTAAAAGAAAAGATAGGGAAACTTGCAGTGACGGAGGAGCCTAAACTTAAGATTGTGGGAGACATTATAAGTCCTTCCGATTTTGTTGTGTTAGTAGTACCTATCGATAAGGCAGCGCCGAAGGGCAGATTGATTCTTCCCCAACAGCAGACCATTCGTGATATCTTAGAGTCCGACGCAACTGCTATTGTGGTAAAGGAATACGAGCTTCGTGAGACCTTAGCACAATTAGGGAAAAAACCATCGTTGGTAATTACAGATAGTCAGGTGTTTGCGAAAGTCAGTGCAGATACGCCAAAAGATATTCCGCTTACTTCGTTTTCTATTTTATTTGCTAGATATAAGGGAAATCTTCAAACTGTGGTGCAAGGGGCGGCAGCCATTGAAACATTACAGGATGGCGATAAAGTGTTAATATCTGAGGGCTGTACCCATCACCGTCAATGTGATGATATTGGTTCCGTAAAGATTCCGAGATGGTTGAAGAATTATACAGGAAAAGAACTTCAGATAGAGTTGAGTTCCGGAACAGAGTTCCCGGAGGATTTATCGGAATATAAACTGATTATTCATTGTGGAGGATGTATGCTCAATGAACGGGAAATGAAGTATCGGTTGAAATGTGCCCAAGACCAGGATATACCGATTACCAATTATGGCATTGCCATTGCGTATATGCAAGGAATCTTAAAACGAAGCGTTGAGATATTTCCGCATATTCTGGCAGAATTGCCGGAAGAATAG
- a CDS encoding lyase family protein: MEKLYGEQTKLAEENFRLGARKVNKELIYAMVEVKKAASMTYQKLLPEKKELYQAMETACDLVLQGIKNGQIEGVPYADVFVTDALQGGAGTSTHMNVNEVLATLTQKELCKLHGVSEPGASEQVHPLDDVNRGQSTNDVYPTALRIAAIQKLRELSEECAKLQTALQEKENQYDGVKKLGRTELMDAVPITLGMEFGSYAQSVARDRWRLYKVEERLRQTNLGGTAVGTGIGSDHKYQALVIEYLRDITGIGLARSEYPMDMTQNQDVFVEVSGLLKALAVNLMKIANDLRLMNSGPDGGFGEIRLAKMQAGSTIMPGKVNPVMTEMTMQVSMKVMANDSAITMAAAHGEFELNAFLPLIADCLLESLELLTSTVRLFREKCVKTLEAREERCKRLLEGSNAFFTEYTKELGYDKVAKMIEEKMLWKN; encoded by the coding sequence ATGGAGAAATTGTACGGAGAACAGACAAAACTGGCAGAAGAGAATTTTCGATTAGGAGCAAGAAAAGTCAATAAAGAATTGATTTATGCTATGGTAGAGGTGAAAAAAGCTGCTTCTATGACCTATCAGAAGTTATTGCCGGAGAAAAAAGAGTTGTATCAGGCCATGGAAACGGCATGTGACCTGGTGCTACAAGGAATAAAAAATGGACAGATAGAAGGAGTTCCTTATGCAGACGTTTTTGTTACAGATGCGTTACAGGGCGGAGCAGGAACTTCTACTCATATGAATGTGAATGAGGTGCTGGCAACTTTGACACAGAAAGAATTGTGTAAGTTGCATGGTGTAAGCGAACCGGGAGCGTCAGAGCAGGTGCATCCACTGGATGATGTGAACAGAGGCCAGTCCACCAATGACGTATATCCTACAGCACTTCGCATTGCGGCGATTCAGAAACTGCGGGAACTGAGTGAGGAATGCGCTAAACTTCAGACAGCATTACAGGAAAAAGAAAACCAGTATGATGGTGTGAAGAAGTTAGGGCGGACAGAATTGATGGATGCAGTGCCCATTACCTTGGGAATGGAGTTTGGTTCTTATGCCCAGTCAGTGGCAAGAGACCGTTGGAGACTCTATAAGGTGGAAGAACGTCTGCGGCAGACCAATCTGGGAGGAACAGCGGTAGGAACCGGTATCGGAAGCGACCATAAGTATCAGGCGCTGGTAATTGAATATTTGCGGGATATTACCGGAATCGGATTGGCGCGGTCGGAATATCCTATGGATATGACTCAGAATCAGGATGTATTTGTGGAAGTGTCCGGTTTGCTAAAGGCATTGGCAGTAAACTTGATGAAGATAGCAAACGACTTGCGCTTGATGAACAGTGGTCCGGATGGAGGATTTGGAGAAATACGCCTGGCAAAAATGCAGGCAGGAAGTACCATTATGCCGGGGAAGGTAAATCCGGTGATGACAGAGATGACCATGCAGGTTTCTATGAAAGTAATGGCAAATGACAGTGCCATTACCATGGCAGCAGCCCATGGGGAATTTGAACTGAATGCCTTTTTGCCGCTAATAGCAGATTGTTTGCTAGAAAGCTTGGAATTATTGACGAGTACAGTTCGGCTGTTTCGCGAGAAGTGTGTAAAAACGCTGGAGGCGCGGGAGGAACGCTGTAAGCGACTATTAGAAGGCTCCAATGCCTTTTTTACAGAATATACAAAAGAATTAGGTTACGATAAAGTAGCTAAGATGATTGAGGAGAAAATGTTATGGAAAAATTAG
- a CDS encoding SulP family inorganic anion transporter translates to MEKLVPKLFTTMKNYSKEQFVKDVIAGIIVAIIALPLSIALALASGVTPEKGIYTAITAGFVISFLGGSRVQIAGPTAAFATIVAGIVAKNGMEGLIVATVMAGIILILMGLLRLGNLIKFIPYTITTGFTSGIAVTILVGQIKDFLGLTVVTKEPLIATTDKLKAVFQFIDTFNWQAFLVGMVCLAILIFWPYLPGFFKKIPPSLIAVLVGIGMVSGLDMKVNTIGDLYEISSKLPAFSVPSFSFGMVQEVLPDAFTIAILAAIESLLSCVVADSMVNGRHRSNMELIAQGAGNITSALFGGIPATGAIARTAANVKNGGRTPVAGMVHAVTLLLILVVLMPYAALIPMPAIAAILFMVAYNMSEWRKFLHLLKTSPKSDIIVLVSTFILTVVFDLVVAIEVGIVLAAMLFMKRMSDETEVEGWKYVDEEDDTDPDSISLRVVPKGTLVYEISGPLFFGAADKILKISLEEADQCLVLRMRSVNAIDATAMHSLEELYEQCKKKNITLVFSHVNEQPMKVMEKSNFVELLGRENFCVHIDDALERAKKVCEGQD, encoded by the coding sequence ATGGAAAAATTAGTACCAAAGCTGTTTACGACAATGAAAAATTACAGCAAAGAACAATTTGTAAAAGACGTAATTGCAGGAATTATTGTGGCAATCATTGCATTGCCATTATCGATTGCGTTGGCACTGGCATCCGGTGTGACACCGGAAAAGGGAATCTACACTGCGATTACAGCAGGTTTTGTAATTTCCTTTTTAGGAGGTTCCAGAGTTCAGATTGCAGGACCGACAGCGGCATTTGCAACGATTGTAGCAGGAATTGTGGCGAAAAACGGAATGGAAGGACTGATTGTAGCTACCGTTATGGCGGGTATTATCTTGATTCTCATGGGGCTATTACGTCTTGGAAATCTTATTAAATTCATTCCGTATACCATTACAACAGGTTTTACCAGCGGAATTGCAGTGACGATTCTAGTTGGGCAGATTAAGGATTTTTTAGGACTTACAGTAGTAACAAAAGAACCATTAATTGCCACAACTGATAAATTAAAAGCAGTATTTCAGTTTATTGATACCTTTAATTGGCAGGCTTTTTTGGTGGGAATGGTCTGTCTTGCAATTTTGATTTTCTGGCCGTATCTGCCGGGATTCTTCAAGAAGATTCCACCATCTTTAATTGCCGTTTTAGTAGGAATTGGTATGGTAAGCGGATTAGATATGAAGGTAAATACCATTGGTGATTTGTATGAAATATCCAGTAAACTTCCGGCATTTTCTGTACCATCATTCTCCTTTGGAATGGTACAAGAGGTACTTCCGGATGCATTTACTATTGCAATTTTAGCAGCAATTGAGTCTTTGTTGTCTTGCGTGGTAGCAGACAGTATGGTAAATGGACGTCATCGTTCCAACATGGAATTGATTGCACAGGGAGCAGGAAACATTACATCTGCACTGTTTGGTGGAATCCCGGCAACCGGAGCAATTGCCAGAACAGCAGCCAATGTAAAAAATGGTGGACGTACTCCGGTAGCAGGAATGGTGCATGCAGTAACATTATTATTGATTTTGGTAGTGTTAATGCCATATGCAGCGTTGATTCCAATGCCTGCAATAGCAGCAATTTTATTTATGGTAGCTTATAACATGAGTGAATGGAGAAAGTTCCTTCATTTGTTAAAAACTTCTCCAAAGAGCGATATTATCGTATTGGTTTCTACTTTTATATTGACTGTAGTATTCGATTTAGTAGTAGCGATTGAAGTTGGTATCGTATTGGCAGCTATGCTTTTCATGAAACGTATGAGCGACGAAACGGAAGTAGAAGGATGGAAATATGTGGATGAGGAAGATGATACCGATCCGGATAGTATTTCCTTAAGAGTTGTTCCGAAAGGAACTCTGGTATATGAAATCAGCGGACCACTTTTCTTCGGTGCTGCAGATAAGATTTTGAAGATTTCTTTAGAAGAAGCAGATCAGTGTCTGGTGCTTCGTATGCGAAGTGTAAATGCAATTGATGCAACAGCGATGCATTCTCTGGAGGAATTGTATGAACAGTGTAAGAAAAAGAATATTACATTAGTATTTTCTCATGTAAATGAGCAGCCAATGAAGGTAATGGAAAAGAGCAATTTTGTAGAACTGCTAGGAAGAGAAAACTTCTGTGTACATATTGATGATGCGTTAGAGCGTGCAAAGAAAGTGTGTGAAGGACAGGATTAA
- the vanR gene encoding VanR-ABDEGLN family response regulator transcription factor, with the protein MAEHILVVDDEKEVADLLELYLSNEGFKVHKFYNGTDALKCVEQQEIELALLDIMLPDMDGFKLCREIRKNYFFPIIMLTAKVEDVDKINGLMQGADDYITKPFNPLEVVARVKTQLRRYHSYNQAGVMKEELDIRGLIINKRTHQCSLYGRELELTPREFSILWYLCEHQGQVVASEELFEAVWKEKYLDSNNTVMAHVGRIREKMQESYQNHKFIKTVWGVGYTIEK; encoded by the coding sequence ATGGCAGAGCACATTCTGGTAGTAGATGATGAAAAAGAAGTAGCAGACTTATTGGAATTGTATTTATCCAATGAAGGATTTAAGGTTCATAAATTTTATAATGGAACAGACGCCTTGAAATGCGTAGAACAGCAAGAAATAGAACTGGCACTTTTAGACATTATGTTACCGGATATGGATGGATTTAAGCTTTGTCGTGAGATACGAAAAAATTATTTTTTCCCCATTATTATGTTGACTGCCAAAGTGGAGGATGTAGATAAAATCAATGGTCTGATGCAAGGGGCAGATGATTACATTACAAAACCGTTTAATCCATTAGAGGTAGTTGCGCGAGTGAAGACACAGTTACGGCGTTATCATAGCTATAATCAAGCAGGGGTAATGAAGGAAGAACTGGATATTCGCGGACTTATTATCAATAAAAGAACACATCAGTGTAGCCTGTATGGAAGGGAATTGGAACTGACACCCAGGGAGTTTTCTATTCTCTGGTATCTGTGTGAACATCAGGGACAGGTGGTTGCTTCCGAGGAACTTTTTGAAGCAGTATGGAAGGAAAAGTATCTAGATAGTAATAATACGGTAATGGCGCATGTGGGACGCATAAGAGAGAAAATGCAAGAGTCCTATCAGAACCATAAGTTTATAAAAACGGTTTGGGGGGTAGGTTATACCATTGAAAAATAA
- a CDS encoding sensor histidine kinase, which produces MKNKVDIKRTILSRFFGKMFRAGVIYILVLIVGLFWAKSMLERRTWQTWDTFYWQLHWIQDNQVVCVVLLFLAGILLLGIFYWIRLLNYFQKVMDAMEQIPAGESQIHLPKDLIEVEYYMNRIIGDIRRNEQLAREAEQRKNDLVVYLAHDLKTPLTSVIGYLTLLTEERQISPELQEKYLSISLEKAERLEELINEFFEITRFNLTHLELEKTSVSLKMMLEQIVYEFQPMLAEKQLTCELVVEPADMKFLCDSDKMQRVFDNLLRNAVFYSEEKSVIHIKATRQDEKIKIQVKNTGTEIPKEKLERIFEQFFRVDKARSSRGGGAGLGLAIAKEIVELHQGKIWAESQQGKTCFFIELYS; this is translated from the coding sequence TTGAAAAATAAAGTGGATATCAAAAGAACAATCCTGAGCCGTTTTTTTGGAAAAATGTTTCGGGCAGGAGTTATCTATATTCTTGTGTTAATTGTAGGTCTATTTTGGGCAAAGTCCATGCTGGAAAGGCGCACCTGGCAGACGTGGGATACCTTTTATTGGCAGCTTCACTGGATACAGGACAATCAGGTGGTCTGTGTGGTGCTGCTGTTTCTGGCTGGGATTTTGCTTCTTGGAATTTTTTACTGGATTCGTCTGTTGAATTACTTTCAAAAGGTTATGGATGCAATGGAACAGATTCCTGCAGGAGAAAGTCAGATACATCTGCCGAAGGATTTAATAGAGGTAGAGTATTATATGAACCGGATTATAGGTGATATCCGGCGGAATGAGCAATTGGCACGGGAGGCAGAGCAACGAAAAAATGATCTTGTGGTATATCTCGCTCATGATTTGAAAACACCACTTACGTCTGTTATCGGTTACTTGACGTTACTGACGGAGGAACGACAGATTTCACCGGAACTACAAGAAAAATATTTGTCTATTTCATTGGAAAAAGCAGAACGCTTAGAAGAACTGATAAATGAATTTTTTGAAATTACCAGATTCAACCTGACACATTTGGAATTGGAGAAAACCAGTGTTTCCCTAAAAATGATGTTGGAGCAAATCGTATATGAGTTTCAGCCTATGTTGGCAGAAAAACAATTGACCTGTGAATTGGTAGTGGAGCCGGCTGATATGAAGTTTTTGTGTGATTCAGATAAGATGCAGCGGGTATTTGACAACCTTCTTCGTAATGCTGTATTTTACAGTGAAGAAAAAAGCGTTATTCATATTAAGGCAACACGACAGGATGAAAAAATCAAGATTCAGGTGAAGAATACCGGAACGGAGATTCCAAAAGAAAAACTGGAACGTATTTTTGAACAGTTTTTTCGGGTGGATAAAGCAAGAAGCAGTAGAGGTGGCGGAGCCGGTCTGGGACTTGCTATTGCAAAAGAAATTGTGGAGTTGCACCAGGGAAAAATATGGGCGGAGAGCCAACAGGGAAAGACATGCTTTTTTATAGAATTATATTCATAA
- a CDS encoding C39 family peptidase, which produces MSTTNRVYHTGRNSTAVRKRRRRRQRIRRLKQTVVCIGTVFLICGGIILFGTDRIQGVWRGEEAQAKEFLENQQKEDYPQELLELLEKNSETYDFVTSYPERDKYMGKEIDLTGEIKSGEVPLFLQWDRRWGYDDYGSEMIALAGCGPTCMSMAYTYLTGETDMNPREMAEFAEENGYNTEAGTSWSFFTDGAEQLGLKGAEIGLDEAKMKEVLDEGKVIICSMRPGDFTTTGHFILIREYDRKGFLVNDPNSKERSKQHWEYDVLYSQIKCLWSIGG; this is translated from the coding sequence ATGTCAACAACAAATCGTGTCTATCATACAGGAAGAAATAGTACAGCAGTTCGGAAAAGAAGGAGACGTAGACAGAGAATTCGCCGACTAAAACAAACGGTAGTGTGTATTGGAACAGTTTTTCTGATATGTGGTGGGATTATTTTGTTTGGGACAGACCGAATACAGGGGGTATGGAGAGGAGAAGAGGCACAGGCAAAGGAATTTTTGGAAAACCAGCAGAAAGAGGATTATCCACAAGAACTGTTAGAATTGTTGGAAAAGAATTCGGAAACCTATGATTTTGTAACCAGTTATCCGGAAAGAGATAAGTATATGGGAAAAGAGATTGATTTGACAGGTGAGATAAAGTCTGGAGAAGTGCCGTTGTTCTTGCAGTGGGACAGAAGATGGGGATATGATGACTATGGAAGTGAAATGATTGCACTGGCAGGATGTGGGCCTACCTGTATGTCAATGGCTTATACCTATCTTACGGGCGAAACTGATATGAACCCAAGAGAGATGGCAGAATTTGCAGAGGAAAATGGTTACAACACAGAGGCAGGGACAAGTTGGAGTTTTTTTACGGATGGTGCAGAGCAATTGGGGTTAAAAGGTGCAGAAATCGGGCTTGATGAAGCAAAGATGAAGGAAGTGTTGGATGAAGGAAAAGTGATTATTTGCAGTATGCGTCCGGGAGATTTTACTACCACAGGACATTTCATCTTGATTCGAGAATATGATAGAAAAGGTTTTCTGGTAAACGACCCCAATAGTAAAGAAAGAAGTAAACAGCACTGGGAATACGACGTTTTGTACTCGCAAATTAAATGTTTGTGGTCAATTGGGGGATAG